One genomic window of Medicago truncatula cultivar Jemalong A17 chromosome 1, MtrunA17r5.0-ANR, whole genome shotgun sequence includes the following:
- the LOC25482868 gene encoding DNA-binding protein SMUBP-2, translating into MEAATSTCFFCGRIPSKSKLASSSSFGSFCLLTRNNVTTIMCKTSLKTHNRVVQNITNSNETKVPSTTKRRRRRRKNDAAIEIQLPFENMNKNLHVHENIGDPIGWKDVGKSVVSWIRESMKSMAFEIASAELLEDLEFSEMKQRMGPGLTFVIQAQPYLNAVPMPLGLEVTCLKACTHYPTLFDHFQRELRDVLQDMQSKGLVEDWRQTQSWKLLKELANSAQHRAVARNATQPKSVQGVLGMDRERVKVIQQRIDEFTQNMSELLNIERDVELEFTQEELDAVPKQDDASDPSKPIEFLVSHSQPQQELCDTICNLNAISTSTGLGGMHLVLFKIEGNHRLPPTTLSPGEMVCVRTCDSKGAVTTSCMQGVVENLGDDGYSITVALESRHGDPTFSKLFGKNVRIDRIQGLADTLTYERNCEALMLLQKNGLQKKNPSISVVATLFGEAEDAAWLEKNSLVNWEEEKTNGALGSESFDKSQQRAIALGLNKKRPLLVIQGPPGTGKTGLLKQIITCAVEQGERVLVTAPTNAAVDNMVEKLSNVGINIVRVGNPARISKTGASKSLGEIVNAKLASFREECERKKSDLRKDLRQCLRDDSLAAGIRQLLKQLGKSLKKKEKQTINEVLSGAQVVLATNTGAADPMIRKLNAFDLVVIDEAGQAIEPSCWIPILQAKRCILAGDQCQLAPVIFSRKALEGGLGISLLERAATLHEGILTTRLTTQYRMNDAIASWASKEMYGGLLKSSKTVFSHLLVDSPFVKPTWITQCPLLLLDTRMPYGSLSIGCEEHLDQAGTGSLYNEGEADIVLQHVFSLIYAGVSPNAIVVQSPYVAQVQLLRDMLDGVPEAAGTEVSTIDSFQGREADAVILSMVRSNTLGAVGFLGDSRRINVAITRARKHLAIVCDSSTICHNTFLARLMRHIRHFGRVKHVEPDSFGGGFGLGMNPMLPSMD; encoded by the exons atGGAAGCAGCAACATCAACTTGCTTCTTCTGTGGTAGAATCCCATCAAAATCCAAACtagcttcatcttcatcatttggATCATTTTGTTTATTAACACGCAACAATGTTACTACAATCATGTGCAAAACATCATTAAAAACACACAACCGTGTAGTTCAAAACATCACAAACAGCAATGAAACAAAGGTTCCAAGCAccacaaaaagaagaagaaggagaagaaaaaatgaTGCAGCAATAGAAATTCAACTACCCTTTGAGAATATGAACAAGAATCTTCACGTGCATGAGAATATAGGTGACCCTATTGGTTGGAAAGATGTTGGAAAAAGTGTAGTAAGTTGGATACGTGAGAGTATGAAATCTATGGCATTTGAGATTGCTTCTGCTGAGTTACTTGAAGATTTGGAGTTTTCTGAAATGAAACAAAGAATGGGACCTGGTCTTACGTTTGTTATTCAAGCACAACCTTATTTGAATGCTGTTCCTATGCCACTTGGTCTTGAAGTTACTTGTTTGAAAGCTTGTACTCATTATCCTACTCTTTTTGATCATTTTCAAAGAGAGTTGCGTGATGTTCTTCAAGATATGCAGAGTAAAGGTTTGGTTGAAGATTGGCGTCAAACTCAGTCTTGGAAGTTGCTTAAGGAGCTTGCTAATTcag CTCAGCACAGGGCAGTTGCAAGGAATGCAACACAGCCAAAGAGTGTCCAAGGAGTTTTAGGAATGGATAGAGAAAGAGTCAAAGTGATACAGCAAAGGATTGATGAATTCACTCAAAACATGTCAGAACTTCTCAATATTGAAAGGGATGTTGAATTGGAGTTTACTCAGGAGGAATTAGATGCTGTTCCTAAACAAGATGATGCTTCCGATCCGTCGAAACCGATTGAGTTCTTGGTTAGCCATAGCCAGCCTCAGCAAGAACTATGTGACACCATCTGTAATTTAAATGCCATCAGTACATCTACAG GATTGGGAGGAATGCACCTGGTGTTATTCAAGATTGAAGGAAACCACCGATTGCCACCTACTACTCTTTCACCCGGAGAAATGGTTTGTGTGAGAACATGTGACAGCAAGGGTGCAGTTACAACTTCTTGCATGCAAGGAGTTGTGGAAAATCTTGGTGACGATGGCTATAGTATTACCGTTGCTTTAGAGTCACGCCATGGTGATCCTACGTTCTCTAAACTGTTTGGAAAGAATGTGCGCATTGATCGTATTCAAGGATTGGCTGATACACTTACCTATGAG CGCAACTGTGAAGCCCTAATGCTGCTTCAGAAGAATGGTTTGCAAAAgaaaaatccatcaatttctGTTGTTGCAACTCTATTTGGCGAAGCAGAAGATGCTGCATGGCTTGAGAAGAATAGTTTGGTAAActgggaagaagaaaaaacaaatggaGCATTAGGAAGTGAATCCTTTGATAAATCTCAGCAGAGAGCAATTGCGTTAGGTTTGAATAAGAAGAGGCCACTATTGGTTATCCAAGGACCTCCCGGTACAGGCAAGACCGGTTTACTCAAGCAAATAATAACATGCGCCGTGGAACAAGGTGAAAGGGTTCTTGTCACAGCACCTACCAATGCAGCTGTTGATAATATGGTTGAAAAGCTTTCAAATGTTGGAATAAATATTGTTCGAGTTGGAAATCCCGCTCGTATATCAAAAACAGGAGCATCAAAGTCCTTAGGAGAAATTGTAAATGCAAAGCTTGCAAGTTTTCGCGAAGAGTGTGAGAGGAAGAAATCTGATCTAAGGAAAGATCTAAGACAATGTTTGAGGGATGATTCATTAGCTGCAGGCATACGCCAACTTCTGAAACAGTTGGGAAAGTCgctaaagaaaaaggaaaagcaGACTATAAATGAAGTTCTATCTGGTGCTCAGGTTGTGCTTGCCACCAATACCGGAGCAGCCGATCCCATGATTCGAAAGCTAAATGCTTTTGACTTGGTTGTCATAGATGAAGCTGGACAGGCGATTGAACCGTCTTGCTGGATTCCTATATTGCAGGCGAAACGCTGCATTCTTGCTGGTGATCAATGCCAACTAGCTCCTGTGATATTTTCTAGAAAGGCATTAGAAGGTGGTTTAGGAATATCGCTACTCGAGAGAGCTGCAACTCTGCATGAAGGGATTCTCACCACTAGGTTAACGACACAATACCGTATGAATGATGCCATTGCAAGTTGGGCTTCGAAGGAGATGTATGGAGGATTGTTGAAGTCCTCTAAGACTGTCTTTTCTCATCTTCTTGTAGACTCTCCTTTTGTTAAG CCTACATGGATAACACAGTGCCCTCTACTACTGCTTGACACTCGAATGCCATACGGAAGTCTTTCAATTGGCTGTGAAGAGCATCTCGACCAGGCTGGAACAGGCTCGTTGTACAATGAAGGAGAAGCTGATATAGTTTTGCAGCATGTATTTTCCTTAATTTATGCTG GTGTTAGCCCAAATGCTATTGTAGTTCAGTCCCCTTATGTTGCTCAAGTTCAACTTTTGAGGGACATGCTTGACGGGGTTCCTGAAGCTGCCGGTACTGAAGTTTCCACAATTGATAGTTTTCAAGGTCGGGAAGCTGATGCTGTAATTTTATCAATG gTACGATCAAACACATTGGGAGCTGTTGGATTCCTTGGTGATAGCAGAAGAATCAATGTTGCCATCACAAGAGCGCGCAAGCATTTAGCTATAGTCTGTGACAGCTCAACTATATGCCATAACACATTCCTAGCAAGACTTATGCGCCATATTCGACACTTTGGTAGGGTGAAGCATGTAGAACCAGATAGTTTTGGAGGAGGGTTTGGACTTGGCATGAATCCAATGTTACCTTCTATGGATTAG
- the LOC25482865 gene encoding methylenetetrahydrofolate reductase 2: MKVIDKIRSANADPNKVVFSFEFFPPKTEDGVDNLFERMDRMVAHNPSFCDITWGAGGTTADLTLEIANKMQNIICVETMMHLTCTNMPVDKIDHALETIKSNGIQNVLALRGDPPHGQEKFVQTEGGFACARDLVQHIRSKYGDYFGITIAGYPEAHPDVIGADGLATAEGYQSDLAYLKSKVDAGADLIVTQLFYDTDIFLKFVNDCRQIGITCPIVPGIMPINNYKGFIRMTGFCKTKIPAEIMAALEPIKDNEEAVKAYGIHLGTEMCKKIMAHGIKTVHLYTLNMEKSALAILTSLGLIEESKISRSLPWRRPTNVFRVKEDVRPIFWANRPKSYISRTIGWEQYPHGRWSDSGNPSYGALTDYQFMRPRAKDKKLIEEWAVPLKSIEDIYERFRLFCLGKLRTNPWSELDGLQPETKIINEHLEKINTKGFLTINSQPAVNGEKSDSPIVGWGGPGGYIYQKAYLEFFCSKEKLDALIEKSKDRPFLTYMAVNKEGIWKSNVGQTDVNAVTWGVFPAKEIIQPTIVDPVSFNVWKDEAFEIWSRGWASLYPEADASRKLVEEVGSSYFLVSLVDNDYANGDLFGVLADF; encoded by the exons atgaaggtGATAGACAAAATTCGATCAGCTAATGCAGATCCAAACAAAGTAGTATTTTCATTCGAGTTTTTTCCACCGAAAACCGAAGATGGAGTGGACAATCTATTCGAAAGAATGGACCGAATGGTTGCTCACAATCCGTCATTTTGCGATATTACATGGGGAGCTGGAGGAACAACTGCTGATCTGACTTTAGAGATTGCGAATAAGATGCAGAATATTATTTGTGTGGAGACTATGATGCATCTTACTTGTACTAATATGCCGGTCGATAAGATCGATCATGCTTTGGAGACGATTAAGAGTAATGGGATTCAGAATGTGCTTGCGCTTAGAGGTGATCCGCCTCATGGACAGGAGAAGTTTGTTCAGACTGAAGGAGGGTTTGCTTGCGCGCGTGATTTG GTTCAACATATCAGAAGCAAATATGGTGACTACTTTGGCATAACAATTGCTGGTTATCCAG AGGCACATCCGGATGTTATAGGAGCTGATGGGTTGGCTACAGCGGAAGGTTATCAAAGTGATCTTGCTTACTTGAAGAGCAAG GTTGATGCTGGAGCAGATTTGATTGTCACCCAGTTATTTTATGACACTGATATATTCCTCAAGTTTGTGAATGATTGTCGCCAAATTGGGATAACTTGTCCTATTGTGCCTGGAATTATGCCCATTAACAATTACAAGGGCTTTATCCGCATGACTGGTTTCTGTAAAACAAAG ATACCTGCTGAGATAATGGCTGCTTTAGAGCCTATCAAGGACAATGAAGAAGCTGTCAAGGCATATGGAATACACCTGGGAACTGAAATGTGCAAAAAGATTATGGCTCATGGAATTAAGACAGTGCATCTTTACACGCTAAATATGGAGAAATCTGCATTGGCGATTCTAACG AGCCTGGGCTTAATTGAAGAATCCAAAATTTCTAGATCCTTACCTTGGAGACGCCCGACAAATGTTTTCCGTGTGAAAGAAGATGTTCGGCCAATCTTTTG GGCAAATCGCCCAAAAAGCTACATATCAAGGACCATAGGATGGGAACAATACCCACATGGGCGTTGGAGTGATTCCGGTAACCCGTCATATGGTGCATTAACTGACTATCAG TTCATGCGACCACGTGCAAAGGACAAGAAGCTTATTGAAGAATGGGCAGTTCCCTTGAAAAGCATTGAAGATATTTATGAG AGATTCAGATTGTTTTGCCTGGGAAAGTTGAGAACCAATCCTTGGTCAGAACTTGATGGTCTTCAGCCAGAGACAAAGATCATAAATGAGCACCTGGAGAAGATCAACACAAAGGGCTTCCTCACCATCAATAGTCAGCCCGCAGTCAATGGGGAAAAGTCAGATTCTCCTATTGTAG GCTGGGGTGGACCTGGTGGTTATATTTACCAGAAGGCGTACTTAGAGTTCTTCTGCTCCAAGGAAAAGCTGGATGCACTTATTGAGAAATCCAAGGATAGACCATTCCTAACTTATATGGCTGTTAATAAAGAAGGGATCTGGAAATCTAATGTAGGCCAAACCGATGTCAATGCTGTGACATGGGGGGTCTTCCCAGCTAAGGAAATAATACAACCAACCATTGTAGATCCTGTCAGCTTTAATGTGTGGAAGGATGAAGCTTTTGAAATTTGGTCAAGAGGATGGGCGAGCTTGTACCCTGAGGCTGATGCATCCAGGAAATTGGTTGAAGAG GTTGGCAGCAGCTACTTCTTGGTCAGCTTGGTCGACAATGATTACGCCAATGGCGATCTTTTTGGTGTGTTGGCTGATTTCTGA
- the LOC25482867 gene encoding protein BOLA4, chloroplastic/mitochondrial, with product MRAQVLSLSSNTTLLRRALPVLVRPYLVRTTSPNHISFLRSTSQATRFPKHDQKLLFTSVSSIRKFTSRATNVNDAGSIDLPIIQSMQQKIKEQLNAEAVSVKDAYGDGRHVSIDVVSTAFEGQSAVNRQRMVYKAIWEELQSAVHAVDQMTTKTPAEAAAGK from the exons ATGCGGGCACAGGTTTTGTCACTCTCATCCAACACCACTTTACTACGCAGAGCTCTCCCCGTTTTGGTTCGACCTTACCTCGTTCGAACCACTTCTCCTAATCATATCTCGTTCCTCAGATCCACTTCACAAGCTACACGTTTTCCTAAACATGATCAGAAATTATTGTTCACCTCTGTTAGTTCTATTCGCAAGTTCACTTCACGCGCTACTAATGTTAACGATGCTGGTTCTATTGATTTGCCTATCATTCAATCCATGCAGCAAAAG ATAAAGGAACAACTCAATGCAGAAGCAGTCTCTGTAAAGGATGCTTACGGTGATGGACGACACGTTAG CATTGATGTTGTATCGACAGCCTTCGAGGGACAATCAGCCGTGAATAGGCAAAGGATGGTCTATAAAGCCATATGGGAGGAGCTTCAGAGTGCAGTTCATGCAGTTGATCAGATGACGACCAAAACTCCTGCTGAAGCAGCCGCCGGGAAATGA
- the LOC25482869 gene encoding benzyl alcohol O-benzoyltransferase has translation MAHALVFTVKRREPELITPSKPTPHETKLLSDIDDQDSLRWQVPGIQFYKYDPNMAGKDPVDIIRKALAKTLVFYYPFAGRLREGPGRKLMVDCTGEGVLFIEADADVSLKEFGEDLHPPFPCIDELLYDVPGSSDMLNTPLLLIQVTRLKCGGFIFAFRMNHTMSDGSGMLQFLNALGEISRGMSKPSISPVWSRELLNARDPPIVTCTHREYDPEPDNKGTMFPLDDMVHRTFFIGPTEVAAIRSLLPTHQLQKYSNFEVIAAYFWRCRTIALQLDSNEEVRMICLVDARNKSVYKQLPKGYYGNAIAFPVAVTTAGKLIENPLEYALNLVKKAKANVNKEYMHSVADLMVIKGRPPLTTAGLYLVSDITRAGLGDVEFGWGKALYGGMAKGGDVAIPGQAVFHIPFKNAKGEEGLVIPFFLPAQVMERLVKEFHSLLMCMHTKSDPKSGFINSSL, from the exons ATGGCCCATGCTCTAGTGTTCACGGTGAAGAGGCGTGAACCTGAACTGATAACTCCATCAAAACCCACACCTCATGAAACAAAACTACTCTCAGACATTGATGACCAAGATTCATTACGTTGGCAAGTTCCTGGGAtacaattttataaatatgatcCAAATATGGCAGGGAAAGACCCTGTTGATATTATTAGAAAAGCATTAGCAAAAACACTTGTGTTTTATTATCCATTTGCAGGTAGATTAAGGGAAGGTCCGGGTAGGAAACTTATGGTGGATTGCACTGGAGAAGGTGTTTTGTTTATTGAAGCTGATGCAGATGTTAGTTTGAAAGAATTTGGTGAAGATCTTCATCCTCCATTTCCTTGCATAGATGAGCTTCTTTATGATGTTCCTGGTTCTTCAGATATGCTTAACACTCCATTGCTGCTTATTCAG GTAACACGCCTCAAGTGTGGTGGTTTCATTTTTGCTTTCCGTATGAACCATACAATGAGTGATGGATCAGGTATGCTTCAATTCTTGAATGCCTTAGGAGAAATATCTCGTGGGATGAGTAAACCTTCAATCTCACCAGTGTGGAGCAGAGAGCTTCTTAATGCAAGGGATCCACCAATAGTGACATGTACTCATCGTGAATACGATCCAGAACCCGACAACAAAGGAACCATGTTTCCCTTAGACGACATGGTTCACCGCACTTTCTTCATTGGTCCGACCGAGGTAGCTGCAATTCGCTCTCTCCTTCCGACTCACCAATTGCAAAAATACTCCAATTTTGAAGTCATAGCCGCATACTTTTGGCGTTGTCGTACAATAGCATTACAACTAGATTCTAACGAAGAAGTTCGCATGATCTGCCTAGTCGATGCACGTAACAAATCTGTTTACAAACAACTTCCAAAAGGTTATTATGGTAACGCTATAGCGTTTCCCGTTGCGGTTACAACTGCAGGAAAACTTATTGAAAATCCACTGGAGTATGCattgaatttagttaagaaagCAAAAGCTAATGTCAACAAAGAGTATATGCATTCAGTGGCAGATTTAATGGTTATCAAGGGTCGTCCTCCTTTAACTACTGCTGGATTATATTTAGTGTCTGATATTACACGTGCTGGACTTGGAGATGTTGAATTTGGTTGGGGGAAAGCTCTCTATGGAGGAATGGCTAAAGGAGGTGATGTTGCTATTCCTGGTCAAGCTGTATTTCATATACCTTTCAAAAATGCTAAAGGAGAAGAAGGTTTGGTTATACCGTTTTTCTTGCCTGCTCAAGTCATGGAGAGGTTGGTTAAAGAGTTCCATAGCTTGCTTATGTGCATGCATACTAAGAGTGATCCAAAATCTGGTTTCATTAACTCTTCTTTGTAG